A stretch of DNA from Nonlabens ponticola:
CTGGCACGCTGTTGTCGCCTAGAATAGCTTTTCCTAGCTCTAGATGACCACTGGAAGAAACAGGTAAAAACTCAGTAAGGCCTTGAATAACGCCTAAAATAATTGCGTCAAGAACCTCCATTTATTTTTCTGGATCTAGGAGAATTGCATACACCTGAATGCCAAAACCAATTAGCACGAGCGCTGGCGCCAGCCTAATGCGTCGCCATGAGAAAATTTCTGGATTAAAAACGTTGGGATCGTCACTGCCGCCACCAGCCATCAGGCCAAATCCTAGAGCAATCACGCCCAAACCTATCAACATCCAAATGTAATTTTTGCGCTTAAAAATAAATTCAAAACGCGGCTCTACATTTTGCTCTTGCTGCTTCACAGTTGCGTTACTAGAATGTTTTTTCTTACCCATAGGTTGTGGTTGTGCAGTTAGCTTGGTAGTTTGTTAGCTTTCGCGAAAGCTTAAAAAGCGAAAGTATTATCCTACAAATATATTGTAAAAATACGATTTCCTTTGATCTCTTTTCTCTTGCGTATTTTTCACAGGAGGATTTAATAGTACAATTGATCTGTTCTCAGATTCAAGTAACGCGTCGTTGCAAAGAATGTGCTGATCAAGCTTATCAAGATACCAAAAACCAGTACGCCCACAAATAGGATCGCCAGCATCTGGTAATTCTGTAAAATCTCTAATTCTGGTACATAGCCATCCATCCAGTACACCACGCCACCTAGTGCAATGAGTGCCAGCAGCGCACCAAAAAAGCCTAGCCTTATGCTCGTCATAATAAATGGCTTGCGTATAAAACCTTTGGTCGCGCCCACCATTTGCATGGTCTTGATGGTGAATCTTTTGGCATAAATCGATAGCCTGATAGAGCTGTTGATAAGCAGGAATGCAATAAAAATAAACACACCACTCACGATCAACATCCAGAAGCTTATGCGTTTTACATTTTCATTCAATAGCGAGACGAGTGGCTTGTCATAGCTCACTTCTTGCACAAAATCCTTGGCAGCAAGGTCATCTGCGATTTGTTGTATTTGTGCGTCGTCAACAAAACTTGCGTTCAATCGCACGTCGATGGAGTTGGGAATCGGATTAAAACCGTCCAGTTTTGCCACAAAGTCCTCGCCTAGATCATCCATGGTTTTTTGCGCACCTTCTTCTGCGCTTACAAACACGGCACTTTTAGTATAATCTGCCATTTGCAGTGATTTTTCCAGCTGTTGCATCTCGACATCCTTGGCACTGTCCTTAAAGTATATCGACATAGGCACCTGCTCACGGAAGTAATCTGCCAGCTTTTGGCTATTAAGCAAGAAAAAGCCTTGCAATCCCAGCATAAAAAGCACTAAAAAAACGCTGATCACCACCCAAAAATAGGAGCTGAACAATCGCCGTTTTTGATAGGAAGAATTAGACGCCATAAATCGCTGTTGCAATGATTGATACCCGCAAAAATAACAAAGTTACCGCGCGGTCATGGATTACAACGCTATAAGTTTCTTACTTGTTGCAAACGGCCTATTTTTGCTAGCTAGAATAAGCAATTATGTTACTGTACGACCACCAAAAGATTGAAGCAAAATGGCAGGAATACTGGGCCGCAAACCAGACGTTCAAAGCCACCAATCAATCTGGTAAGCCTAAATTCTATGCTCTAGATATGTTCCCATATCCTAGTGGTGCTGGGCTGCACGTGGGTCATCCATTGGGTTATATCGCCAGTGACATCGTGTCTCGATACAAGCGCCATACGGGTCACAACGTCCTGCATCCTATGGGTTATGATAGTTTTGGCTTGCCGGCAGAGCAGTACGCAATCCAAACAGGACAGCATCCAGCAATCACAACCCGTGACAATATCGCGCGCTACCGTGAGCAAATGGATCGCATAGGTTTTAGTTTTGACTGGTCGCGTGAGGTAAAAACCAGTGATCCAGACTATTATAAATACACGCAAGAGATTTTTATCATGCTTTTTGATAGCTGGTATGATAAGGATCAAGACCGTGCGCGTCCAGTGAGTGACTTGGTATCACGCTTTCGCGAAAGCGGAACAACCACCATCAACGCTGCAACAGAGGAAAACCTGAGAGATTTTACGGCTGCAGAATGGAATGCGTTTACCGATCAAGAACAACAAGAAATATTATTAGACTACAGGCTTACTTACCTAGCAGATACTGAGGTTAATTGGTGTCCAGCACTAGGTACGGTACTCGCTAATGATGAGATCGTGAACGGCGTGAGTGAGCGTGGCGGCCATCCTGTGGTGCGCAAGAAAATGCGCCAGTGGATGATGCGCATCAGCGCCTATGCAGAGCGATTGCTCAACGACCTAGAAGACCTGGACTGGAGCGAGTCCATCAAAGAAATACAGCGCAATTGGATTGGGAAATCCATTGGTTCTATGGTAACCTTTAAGCTAGAGGAAAAGTATAACGATACTTTTCCCCTTTGGGGAAATGCAGCAGGCAATGGGGCCAAGATCGACGTTTTTACCACCAGACCAGATACCATCTATGGAGTTACGTTTATGACGCTAGCACCCGAACATGAGCTAGTGGATATGATCACCACACCAGAACAAAAAGAAGCGGTAGAAGCTTATAAAAAAGCCACTGCAGCCAGATCAGAGCGCGAGCGCATGGCAGATGTGAAAACCATTTCTGGTGTATTTACAGGTGCTTATGCTACGCATCCATTGAGCGGAGAAAAAATTCCTGTCTGGGTAGGCGATTATGTTTTGGCGGGTTATGGAACTGGCGCAGTAATGGCCGTTCCTTGTGGCGATGAGCGCGATCATGCTTTTGCTAATCATTTTGCAGGTCAAAAAGGCATGCCTGCTATCAAAAACATTTTCAAGGATACCGACATAAGCGAGGAAGCTTATGCTGCCAAAGACGATACACCACTTACCAATAGCGACTTCCTTAATGAGATGAGCTATGCCAGCGGCGCCATGGCTGCAGCGATTGAGAAATTAGAGCAAGTAGGCGCTGGCAAAGGAAAAACCAATTACCGTTTGCGCGATGCAGTCTTCTCGAGACAGCGTTATTGGGGCGAGCCGTACCCAGTTTATTACAAGGATGGTTTACCGCAAATGATTGATCGTAAGCATTTGCCGTTAGAATTACCAGAGGTAGATGAATACCTACCTACAGAAGATGGCGCACCGCCACTAGGTCGTGCGACGACCTGGAGCTGGTGTACCCAAGAAAATAAAGTCGTTTCTAACGATGACGATCGTGATTGTGTGTACCCGTTAGAATTGAATACTATGCCTGGATGGGCCGGTAGTTCTTGGTATATGTTTAGGTACATGGATGCCAACAATGAGAGCGAAATGTTCTCCAGGGAAGCTCAAGAATACTGGCAAAATGTCGATCTATACATCGGTGGTAGCGAGCACGCCACAGGTCACTTGCTGTACAGCCGTTTTTGGGTCAAGTTTCTACACGATCTAGAAAAAGTAACCGTCAACGAGCCATTCAAAAAGCTGATTAATCAAGGGATGATATTGGGTGAGAGTGCTTTTGTTCTAAAAACAAAAACATTCAATCTTTATCAACGTACGGAAGATATCAGTAACGAAGCACGAATAGTATACAGAGTAAAGAAAACAAATAAAATTTACAATCCTGACTCATCTATTATTTATGCACGTCGCCTATTTCAACCAATTATTGATGGTATTTTCAGCATGAGTGATGCTAGATTTAATTATACTCAGCGTTTCTTGAGTCAATTGTTCGGTATTGAATATAATGATTCGCAGATTTTAGTACCAGATGAAGAGTCAAGCATACCAGTACATATTCCAGTTGAGTTAGTTAATTCAAATAATTATGTTGATACTGAGAAGTATATACAAAACTCATTATATGAAAAAGGCAGTATTATTTTACTTGATGAAAAGAGACAGCTTAGAACTTTTCGCGAGGTAGAAAAAATGTCCAAGTCCAAATACAACGTCGTCAATCCAGACGATATCTGCGAGCAGTATGGCGCAGACACCTTGCGTTTGTACGAGATGTTTTTAGGTCCGCTGGAGCAGGCTAAACCATGGAACACGGCTGGTATTACAGGTGTTTATGGATTCATGAAAAAGCTATGGAAACTCTATCACAACAATGATGGATTCTATGTGAGCGATGAAAAAGCATCGCCTGATAGCATGAAAACGCTGCACAAAACCATCAAGAAAACTCGTGAAGATATTGAGAACTTCTCATTCAACACTAGCGTGAGCAGCTTTATGATTGCGGTCAATGAGCTCACGGCCCAGAAATGTCATCATAGAGAGGTGCTGGAACCACTAGCTATTCTGGTATCACCATACGCACCGCACATAGCAGAGGAATTGTGGTCATTGTTGGGTCACGAGGAATCCATTAGTGAGGCGCCGTTCCCAGTATTTGAAGAAAAGTATCTGGTAGAAAGCAGCAAGACCTATCCTATTTCGTTCAACGGTAAGATGAAATTTACGCTGGATTTACCAGTCGACATCTCAAAAGACGAGTTGGAAAAGCTCGTCCTAGAAAACGAAAAAGTTCAAGAACAACTGGCAGGCAAGACCATCCGCAAAACCATTATCGTCCCAGGTAAGATTGTAAATTTTGTGGTAGGATAATATAATGCTCCGTCGAGCATGACGCGATGATTAAAATCACCGAAATGCCTGGTCGAGCGTAGTCGAGACCTTTTTTGAAAGAGAATGACTTTTGAACTTTGAGACAGCTCTCGATGCCGCTCGAGCAAGCATTGGAAAAAGCTTGGAACAGCAATATGCCTGGTCGAGCGTAGTCGAGACCTTTTTTGAAAGAGAATGACTTTTGAACTTTGAATAAGCTCTCGACGCAGCTCGAGCAAGCATTGAAAGAAGCTAAGAACAGCAATATGCCTGGTCGAGCGAAGTCGAGACCTTTCTTGGAAGATGATGACTTTTGAAGTTTGAAGCAGCTCTAGATACCACTCGAGCAAGCAAATGAAATATTATATGGTGAGAAACTACCAATTTTATGTTTACATCTTAGAATGCTCTGATGGATTACTTTATACGGGCATGACAAATAATATCGATCGCAGATTGAAAGAGCATAATGCTGGAGTGAATCCATTTTCATTTACCTACAAGCGACGGCCAATAGCATTACTATTTCAGCAAGAATTTAATGATATTTTTCAGGCTTATCATTTTGAGGCAAGAATCAAGAAATGGAGTTCAAAGAAGAAGAGAGCTTTAGCAAATGACGACTTTGATTTGATTAAAATTCTAGCAGAGTGTCGCAATCAAACTCATAGTAAGTTCTTCTCAAAACTGAATTGAACATCGATGACTGGTCGAGCGTAGTCGAGACCTCTTCGAAGAGAAAATCTTCTGAACCTTGAAATAGCTCTCGATGCCGCTCGAGCAAGCATCGGAGAAGTGAAAATTAAAGGATGGCTGATCTAAAAATTTAAACCAGTTCAATACGAATTTGACGAAATATTGAGATAGCAGCATGCCTGGTCGAGCGTAGTCGAGACCTCTATTGGAAGAGAATGACTTTTGAACTTTAAGACAGCTCTCGACGCCGCTCGAGCAAGCATTAGTAAACCAGAGTTTGAACACTCAGACAAACTCTATTTCAATTTACTGCTTTACAAATGTTGCGCTACTTCCAGTCACGTTTATGATAAACAGGCCTGTGTCTAGACTACTCACATCTACAGTTGAGTTATTGTCAAGTTTACCGTTAAGTAACAGCCTGCCTGCAATGTCATAAACGGAGTATTCATCTGAAGGATTTTTAGAACCAACCTTGAGAACGCTAGTAGTAGGATTAGGATACATTCCTATTAATGAATTTGAATCGTTGATAGCTGCAGTAGCTGGCGCCGTGGCTCTGGTGTAACTAAAACCACCATTACCATTTCCTTGCGACCAGGAATTGAAGGTAACGTCAATATAAATATCTGCAGCGATCAAATGCATTACAAGTGATTGTCCAGGCGCACTACGAGGCCTGCCCACCGCACTTCTAAAATCGGTAAATGTGAAATCGGCAAAATCCACCGCGCTACCTACCGCCCATTCTGTGCCTGCTGGATTTGAGTTTTGCAAGGCACTAGTCTGCGAGACAGCATTATAAAGACCACCACCATTGCGTCCTCTTGTGATCGCCACATCGGTATTAATTTGATCTTGATTTGAGGGAATGTTGGGATCTGTGCCATCTGCTTTAGTGAAAGTCGTAAAACTTGCGTTCCACACGATTTGGGATTGTGCCAGTATGGAGAAGAACAACAGCGCGAGAAAGATGAGAGTGGTTTTCATAATAGGAATTTTAAGTTGTTGATTCAAAGGGCATTGTAAAGGTACTGGTTTTAGACTATCGAAAATTTTATATGGTAACCAGATTGGTTTGATTACGCTTTCGCGAAAGCATAATCACATTTAACATCCTGCTTGAAAGGCTATGAATTGCTTTGCTACAAAGTCGTTGTAGGGTATCTTTACAACCCGTTAAAAACGACACATTTGAGTGAAGTGCAAGCCATAGAAAAATCTCCTGGAATACTGGCAAATTATGTGGAAATCACAAAGCCTAGGTTATCCATCGTGGTGGTTTTTTCATCGATCGCTGGATACTTTCTAGGTGCCGAAAACTATAGCTGGATCACTATTTTACTCCTATGTATAGGTGGCTATTTTCTGGTAGGTTCTTCAAAC
This window harbors:
- a CDS encoding DUF3098 domain-containing protein — encoded protein: MGKKKHSSNATVKQQEQNVEPRFEFIFKRKNYIWMLIGLGVIALGFGLMAGGGSDDPNVFNPEIFSWRRIRLAPALVLIGFGIQVYAILLDPEK
- a CDS encoding cell division protein FtsX codes for the protein MASNSSYQKRRLFSSYFWVVISVFLVLFMLGLQGFFLLNSQKLADYFREQVPMSIYFKDSAKDVEMQQLEKSLQMADYTKSAVFVSAEEGAQKTMDDLGEDFVAKLDGFNPIPNSIDVRLNASFVDDAQIQQIADDLAAKDFVQEVSYDKPLVSLLNENVKRISFWMLIVSGVFIFIAFLLINSSIRLSIYAKRFTIKTMQMVGATKGFIRKPFIMTSIRLGFFGALLALIALGGVVYWMDGYVPELEILQNYQMLAILFVGVLVFGILISLISTFFATTRYLNLRTDQLYY
- a CDS encoding leucine--tRNA ligase, with protein sequence MLLYDHQKIEAKWQEYWAANQTFKATNQSGKPKFYALDMFPYPSGAGLHVGHPLGYIASDIVSRYKRHTGHNVLHPMGYDSFGLPAEQYAIQTGQHPAITTRDNIARYREQMDRIGFSFDWSREVKTSDPDYYKYTQEIFIMLFDSWYDKDQDRARPVSDLVSRFRESGTTTINAATEENLRDFTAAEWNAFTDQEQQEILLDYRLTYLADTEVNWCPALGTVLANDEIVNGVSERGGHPVVRKKMRQWMMRISAYAERLLNDLEDLDWSESIKEIQRNWIGKSIGSMVTFKLEEKYNDTFPLWGNAAGNGAKIDVFTTRPDTIYGVTFMTLAPEHELVDMITTPEQKEAVEAYKKATAARSERERMADVKTISGVFTGAYATHPLSGEKIPVWVGDYVLAGYGTGAVMAVPCGDERDHAFANHFAGQKGMPAIKNIFKDTDISEEAYAAKDDTPLTNSDFLNEMSYASGAMAAAIEKLEQVGAGKGKTNYRLRDAVFSRQRYWGEPYPVYYKDGLPQMIDRKHLPLELPEVDEYLPTEDGAPPLGRATTWSWCTQENKVVSNDDDRDCVYPLELNTMPGWAGSSWYMFRYMDANNESEMFSREAQEYWQNVDLYIGGSEHATGHLLYSRFWVKFLHDLEKVTVNEPFKKLINQGMILGESAFVLKTKTFNLYQRTEDISNEARIVYRVKKTNKIYNPDSSIIYARRLFQPIIDGIFSMSDARFNYTQRFLSQLFGIEYNDSQILVPDEESSIPVHIPVELVNSNNYVDTEKYIQNSLYEKGSIILLDEKRQLRTFREVEKMSKSKYNVVNPDDICEQYGADTLRLYEMFLGPLEQAKPWNTAGITGVYGFMKKLWKLYHNNDGFYVSDEKASPDSMKTLHKTIKKTREDIENFSFNTSVSSFMIAVNELTAQKCHHREVLEPLAILVSPYAPHIAEELWSLLGHEESISEAPFPVFEEKYLVESSKTYPISFNGKMKFTLDLPVDISKDELEKLVLENEKVQEQLAGKTIRKTIIVPGKIVNFVVG
- a CDS encoding GIY-YIG nuclease family protein, translating into MTNNIDRRLKEHNAGVNPFSFTYKRRPIALLFQQEFNDIFQAYHFEARIKKWSSKKKRALANDDFDLIKILAECRNQTHSKFFSKLN
- a CDS encoding T9SS type A sorting domain-containing protein, with translation MKTTLIFLALLFFSILAQSQIVWNASFTTFTKADGTDPNIPSNQDQINTDVAITRGRNGGGLYNAVSQTSALQNSNPAGTEWAVGSAVDFADFTFTDFRSAVGRPRSAPGQSLVMHLIAADIYIDVTFNSWSQGNGNGGFSYTRATAPATAAINDSNSLIGMYPNPTTSVLKVGSKNPSDEYSVYDIAGRLLLNGKLDNNSTVDVSSLDTGLFIINVTGSSATFVKQ